A stretch of the Synechococcus sp. WH 8016 genome encodes the following:
- the rimO gene encoding 30S ribosomal protein S12 methylthiotransferase RimO, producing the protein MAGDAKTGNSLSERPTVAFAHLGCEKNRVDTEHMLGLLAEAGYGVSSDENDANLVVVNTCSFIQDAREESVRTLVGLAEQGKELIIAGCLAQHFQDELLESIPEAKAIVGTGDYQHIVEVLQQVEAGERVNRVSETPTFVADENLPRYRTTGEAVAYLKVAEGCDYRCAFCIIPHLRGNQRSRPIESIVAEAHQLAAQGVQELILISQITTNYGLDLYGKPRLADLLKALGDVEIPWIRVHYAYPTGLTPEVLAAYRDVPNVLPYLDLPLQHSHPEVLRAMNRPWQADVNERLLEQIREQLPEAILRTTLIVGFPGETEEQFEHLAGFLERQRFDHVGIFTFSPEDGTAAATLPNSVPEEIAIARKDKLMTLQQPISAARNASWIGKTVDVLVEQHNPSTGEMIGRCSRFAPEVDGEVLVQPGDNGLQVHPGTMVPVQITGADIYDLTGRVVGAAHMVAAARGAT; encoded by the coding sequence ATGGCCGGGGACGCCAAAACAGGCAACAGCCTCTCGGAACGGCCCACCGTGGCCTTCGCCCATCTGGGCTGCGAGAAAAATCGCGTGGATACAGAGCACATGCTCGGACTTCTGGCTGAGGCCGGCTATGGGGTGAGCAGCGATGAAAACGACGCCAACCTAGTGGTGGTGAATACCTGCAGCTTCATTCAAGACGCCCGCGAAGAGTCCGTACGAACCCTTGTGGGACTTGCAGAGCAAGGCAAGGAGCTGATCATTGCAGGATGCTTGGCCCAGCATTTTCAGGATGAGCTTCTGGAGTCGATACCAGAGGCAAAAGCGATCGTGGGCACCGGTGATTATCAGCACATTGTGGAGGTGCTGCAGCAGGTAGAAGCCGGTGAGCGGGTGAACCGCGTCAGTGAGACGCCAACCTTTGTGGCCGATGAAAATCTGCCCCGGTATCGCACCACAGGGGAAGCGGTTGCCTACTTAAAAGTTGCTGAAGGCTGCGACTACCGCTGCGCATTTTGCATCATTCCCCATCTGCGCGGAAATCAACGCTCAAGACCGATCGAATCGATCGTGGCTGAAGCCCATCAGCTGGCAGCACAAGGGGTTCAAGAACTGATCCTGATCAGTCAGATCACCACCAATTACGGCTTGGACCTCTATGGCAAGCCGCGCCTTGCCGACCTTCTCAAGGCACTCGGCGACGTGGAAATCCCCTGGATTCGCGTCCACTACGCCTATCCCACGGGCCTCACCCCTGAGGTTCTTGCGGCCTATCGAGATGTTCCCAATGTGCTGCCCTATCTCGATTTACCGCTTCAGCACAGCCATCCTGAGGTGTTGAGAGCGATGAATCGCCCTTGGCAAGCCGATGTCAATGAACGATTGCTGGAACAGATTCGTGAACAACTCCCTGAGGCCATTCTTCGCACCACATTGATTGTGGGATTTCCCGGCGAAACAGAGGAACAATTCGAACATTTGGCCGGATTTTTAGAACGTCAACGCTTTGATCACGTTGGCATCTTCACCTTCTCGCCAGAAGACGGCACGGCGGCTGCAACCCTCCCAAATTCAGTCCCTGAGGAGATTGCCATCGCGCGCAAGGACAAGTTAATGACCTTGCAACAGCCCATTTCCGCTGCTCGCAATGCCTCTTGGATTGGCAAAACCGTGGATGTTTTAGTGGAGCAACACAATCCCTCCACCGGGGAAATGATTGGCCGATGTTCCCGCTTCGCGCCGGAAGTGGACGGAGAAGTGCTGGTGCAGCCAGGGGATAACGGACTGCAAGTCCATCCCGGAACCATGGTGCCGGTTCAGATCACAGGCGCAGACATCTACGACCTCACCGGCCGAGTGGTCGGTGCTGCTCACATGGTCGCCGCAGCTCGCGGTGCGACGTGA
- a CDS encoding MFS transporter yields MNRSPSWHERQRTIFLIASGLSTAGSFAGLTAKGWILMSGTDNAMLLALHFAALSLPTLIVSGAAGVRTDRIGCEQVLIQAQWALLGAGLLGALSIPLLEGTAQVAVLLASTLLMGIASAYELTARNKYCALLVEDPRTLAPYLTSFSVVFNVGKLVGPPIGGWLVALTGPATALSLDALTYLLPIASVIWLLKPNRSIEQLSSTTSSTTLKAAWKECGPVLRHVLKFTGLICIVGFFHPGLAPLIAADTLGPSPQDLGLFTSVLAAGSITGGIVLQRNSHKFSSRPGLTLGCFALITAIAQLGMASSKFVPIVLLMVWLIGAGTAGLLSSANLITQVGSKQVLRGRMAGLSQIAFLGGGGLSGLIAAQLTVSLGLQATFAIAGGIGLILSLGEIWRRGGMPMNEIKSA; encoded by the coding sequence GTGAACAGAAGCCCCAGCTGGCATGAACGGCAACGCACAATTTTTCTCATTGCCTCAGGGTTAAGCACAGCTGGTTCTTTCGCAGGTCTCACCGCCAAAGGTTGGATCTTGATGAGCGGCACCGACAACGCCATGTTGCTCGCCCTGCATTTTGCAGCTCTCTCACTCCCGACCCTGATCGTGAGTGGAGCCGCGGGTGTTCGCACCGATCGAATCGGCTGCGAGCAGGTGCTCATTCAGGCGCAATGGGCGCTCCTCGGAGCAGGGCTCCTTGGGGCCCTATCGATTCCTCTTTTGGAGGGAACAGCCCAGGTTGCTGTGCTGCTCGCCAGCACCCTGCTCATGGGGATTGCCAGTGCCTACGAACTCACTGCCCGCAATAAATACTGCGCCTTGCTGGTGGAGGACCCACGCACATTGGCGCCGTACCTCACCAGTTTTTCGGTGGTTTTCAATGTTGGGAAATTAGTCGGACCTCCGATCGGGGGGTGGCTTGTGGCTTTGACAGGACCAGCCACAGCCCTCAGCCTCGATGCCCTCACCTATTTATTACCCATTGCCAGCGTGATCTGGCTGCTGAAGCCAAACCGATCGATTGAACAACTCAGCAGCACGACAAGCTCCACCACCTTGAAGGCTGCCTGGAAAGAATGCGGACCCGTTTTACGGCACGTGCTCAAGTTCACAGGCTTGATCTGCATCGTGGGGTTCTTTCACCCAGGCCTGGCACCCCTGATTGCCGCCGACACCCTCGGGCCAAGCCCTCAAGACCTTGGTTTATTCACAAGTGTGCTGGCCGCAGGAAGCATCACCGGTGGGATCGTCTTGCAACGCAACAGCCACAAATTCAGCAGCCGTCCCGGCCTCACGCTCGGTTGTTTCGCCTTGATCACGGCGATCGCTCAACTTGGAATGGCCAGCAGCAAATTTGTTCCCATCGTGCTGTTGATGGTTTGGCTGATTGGCGCTGGAACCGCTGGACTTCTCAGTAGCGCCAATTTGATCACCCAGGTTGGCTCAAAGCAGGTGCTCAGAGGACGAATGGCCGGATTAAGCCAAATCGCTTTTTTGGGTGGTGGAGGGTTAAGTGGCCTGATCGCAGCTCAGCTCACAGTCAGTCTTGGACTGCAAGCAACATTCGCGATTGCAGGAGGAATTGGCCTGATTCTCTCCTTAGGTGAGATCTGGCGTCGAGGTGGAATGCCGATGAACGAAATCAAATCAGCTTGA